A genomic stretch from Falco naumanni isolate bFalNau1 chromosome 8, bFalNau1.pat, whole genome shotgun sequence includes:
- the LANCL1 gene encoding glutathione S-transferase LANCL1 isoform X2 produces MLPTSWHTGIALLYLHLHDVYGDPAYLQVAHEYVKKSLSCLTKRSITFLCGDAGPLAVAAVVYHKLQNQKQSEDCITRLLHLHKLDPRVPDELLYGRIGYLYALIFVNKHFGEEKIPQSHIQQVCEAVVASGESLAKRRNFTAKSPLMYEWYQEYYVGAAHGLAGIYYYLMQPGLGVSQVKLHNTVKPSVDYVCQLKFTSGNYPPCINDTRDLLVHWCHGAPGVIYMLVQAYKVFGEQQYLNDALQCAEVIWQYGLLKKGYGLCHGTAGNAYGFLTLYNLTQNMKYLYRACKFAEWCLSYGQHGCRTPDTPFSLFEGMAGTIYFLADLLVPTKAKFPAFEL; encoded by the exons GCATTGCTTTGCTGTATTTGCACTTGCATGATGTGTATGGAGACCCAGCCTACCTTCAGGTGGCCCACGAGTACGTGAAGAAAAGCCTGAGCTGTCTGACAAAACGATCCATCACTTTCTTGTGTGGAGATGCTGGGCCCCTGGCAGTGGCTGCTGTTGTCTACCACAAACTGCAGAACCAGAAGCAATCAGAAGACTGCATCACTCG tttgcTCCATCTACACAAGCTTGACCCACGAGTTCCAGATGAACTGCTGTACGGGCGCATAGGCTATCTCTATGCACTAATATTTGTGAACAAGCActttggagaggaaaagatCCCTCAAAGTCACATTCAGCAG GTCTGTGAAGCAGTTGTAGCCTCAGGAGAGAGCTTGGCCAAAAGGAGGAACTTCACAGCAAAGAGCCCGCTGATGTATGAGTGGTACCAGGAGTACTATGTAGGGGCAGCCCATGGTTTGGCTGGGATTTACTACTATCTCATGCAG CCTGGCCTTGGAGTGAGCCAAGTAAAACTGCACAACACAGTCAAACCCAGCGTGGACTACGTCTGCCAACTAAAGTTCACATCTGGAAATTACCCTCCATGCATCAATGACACCAGAGACCTACTCGTCCACTGGTGCCATGGGGCACCAGGTGTTATCTACATGCTTGTCCAGGCCTACAAG GTCTTTGGGGAGCAGCAGTATCTAAATGATGCCTTGCAGTGTGCAGAAGTGATCTGGCAGTATGGGTTACTGAAGAAAGGCTATGGGCTGTGCCATGGGACAGCTGGCAACGCTTATGGCTTCCTCACACTGTACAACCTCACGCAGAATATGAAATACCTGTACAGGGCTTGCAAG tttgCAGAGTGGTGTTTAAGCTATGGCCAACATGGGTGCAGGACTCCAGACACACCATTCTCTCTCTTTGAAG GAATGGCTGGAACGATTTACTTTCTTGCTGACCTGCTGGTGCCAACCAAGGCGAAATTCCCTGCATTTGAACTCTAA